In Lytechinus variegatus isolate NC3 chromosome 13, Lvar_3.0, whole genome shotgun sequence, the DNA window CATATCTTGAAAACATTTTGGACAAACATgctttggctttccatagttgaggttgatccgATCAAGACGGTACCCTATGGGATGCATAGCACGTGTTTAATACCATAATAGAAAGGTATGGAGTATTGCCAAGTGCAATATATTCATGCTGTTAATATTTAGCTAGTTGTTCACTCAGAAATGGTCTCAATCCAGTTTTCTGACAAATTCTAACACAAAAATCTATATGAAAAAATAACGTCATAGAACACCATTTGGTATACctattcctttccttttcttctctattttctctgaaattaatatttcatttccttttttattcgctttttatgggggagggggcatgtcCCCCGTCCCCTTGTGACAGTGAGCTACAGCCTCAGTGTGTTAATGTGGGATCATTAAACCTGCTTTAACAAAACTGtattcaggggagcgtttcattaaCTTTCCTTGAATGTGATTGGCTCAGAAGCGATGTTACTTTGGTAActgtaggaagaaattcctttcATGAAAGGCTCTCCTGATTAATGGTGCTGGTACCGTGCAAAAGACGACTGATCGGAAATGGATGATCGTGAAAATGAGGGAACATCTTTTATATATATCCCAGCCGTGACAAACAAACGCAAACTCATGTTATAAATTATTGGGAGAAACCATTTATCTCAAACCTTTTTTGTAGCAGACGCCGAAATGTTTACTTTCGTCCTGGGACCAAATACAAAATGATAGCAAACCAAAATGAGGTAagaatctttttctttgattagaattcatgttacattttttttgttatcataatAATAGGTCATTGGATGAATGCAGTGAGCCTACATTTCGAAATAcagtttaattttgaaaataaatggatTTAGCATGGTATGAATATCATTCAAGAGTCTTGTAGATTTGTCATAGATTCATGAAGTTCCAAATATTTGGATAATTCTGGCTTTTGTTGgagcccccccccttttttttttaatgtatccCTATTCTTTGAATAACGTGACCGGTCAGTAATTGGTGGTGGTGTTTTATATCAATCGATATTATCAGTTGTATTCCATGGATATCattgcccaccccccccccccccgcgtacctacgggggggcagtctccccccccccctgacgagtcaaaacccatgcaagggacgtatccctgcagTCCCTAACgaaattaaaaactttttttttcttgtcaaattttggggGGACGAATTTTGggggacgaatttgcccccttgaggaaaatcctaggtacaccAATGCCCCCCCCGATGGGAATTTTCAAGTAGTGAAAAGGACAAGGAACACCCTTTTAGAGAGTACAGAAGATGAAAGAAACAGTCGTAGAATAGAGagaatagtccaggataggccccatagaaacttgaccaaaccttgttttttttacatatacaatattttttgatggtttcttgtcaattcgagggtgctgattacgaatctgaatgatgccactcgtgttaccttgagcattttccgcaaattggcaaaattcaaTATGGCcgacaaaatatgcaaattattcatgaaaatccTAGAATTGTCCGCACAtcggctatgaaatgcatgaaattgtgtggcaggagtgaaatactcccTACAGAAATAGTTTTCGACAAAATatctattttcctgatattcaaaatggccgccggaggcccttgtatactctattatgtacagtatgaatagggggaaactaattttcacaaaaactggcactaaaccgcaaaaatcgcgatgtatgaacgaagtaacatattatgcaaatcattattactaacgagatatatcatttattatgtcatattatGAGGAcgttgctgtattttgatatctaagatagccgccactggccaaagagtatgtacaatggcaatggccggggccaacaaaatgacaagagtgagcattaaaatgtatattattaagataaacgagttgaatactgactaaaaacatcattgctaatatgccatttatgtgataaatgctgtattttgacattcaaaatggccgccataggccctatattatgtacaatgcgaacggagaaactaattttcacaagagtgagaatcataaaatgcatataactgtgatataTACGagtaaacattttgttttaaacatgatttctaaatacatcacatatttgtcgtggaggtaataaatgttgcactttgaaatccaaaatggctactgccataggtcctaaaagtattgtgtacattgtaacatgggacatataattttgaaagaatttgactttgcttgactctaaatattgcatataattttgaattgtgatgtattggtgaaatattgtctataACCATGGTTTCTagcgagatatatcataatgttgtgtaattaaggtaATAAattctgcatttttaaattgaaaatggccacaataggcccttatcgtataacatacaatttgagtggagacaaaataataatgttcacaaaaagggcatacggcagccatttttaatattgaaatgcagtatttatcacctaataacacaagatatgatatattttgttatcaagcatgttttcagacaatatttcactcatacatcaccatttcgccaagcaaagccaaattctgttgaaatagtttgttcccattcacattgtgcaaaatacctgtagcggccatttttactttccaataacagtatttatcacctaactggcagaataaatgatatatcttaatagaaattatgctttctggaaatattttactcatacatgtagatccctATTACGTGCATAATacggtgctcactcctgtgaatattggtttcccaatttgcattgtacataacactgttaatgtctatggcggccattctTAAAGTCAAAATACATTATTTAACACAAGCTTGAAAcctgaataatatatttcattagaaaatatgttttaagaCAGTATCCCAATAAattatcacatatatatatatatgcattttagtgctctcTCTTGTCATATCTTtgctcctctttctcattgtgcataataatTTTTGgacctttggcagccatttttaatataaaaataaaacattcatcacatacatcgcatattaattatatatttcgttaacTATTATGTtattagtcagtattccactcgcttaatcttaataatatgcattttagtgatcactcctGTGAATTTATTGGCCCCCATTatcattgtacgcaatactgttgtGGCccgtggcggctattttagatttcaaaatacagaaatgtttgCATAGGGTAAGTGTAGGTAATTGGAGACCGTTaagctcatttgcataatttacatgAACATGGAAAATGACACACTCTTAAAAGGTTTTTTTCCTCTTCAGCAACTTCTACTCTATATTTGGTAACAAAATGGTTAACacaaattaattgattgataagataatgaggattaatgacgtcatcatcaaagGTCTCTCATTACCTACATGTGTAGGTAATGAGGGACAGTTACAAATCATGTTATTTGCAAGAAAACTTTAGTAAAAATGGGATTGTCATGCTAAGTTCAAACACTTTTCttacagaaatacatgtagccaattattttaacatcattttaaaacaatatgaacTAGATGTGGTTGAAAACATGTCTTTTTGTTTGCAATGATAAATGATGCTTTAGGCCTAAATCCTAAATGTTCTGAAGTGctttaaaaataacttttctgaaaaaaagaaggaaagtaggCCCATATTTATTCTCATTTCTGCAGCCATTTTGTAGATTCGttacataaaagaaaagatGCTTTGTCAAGGACTTTCCTGTGATACCTGCCATTCAGAACAAACAGTCGCCATGTTGGTGTCCCCCATTACCTACACACATTATTGGACTGACCAGTTCATTGTGGCCACAGTATCACCCATACACAACACACAGTGGCCGTTTTTAGTGTTTATGTGGCTAGCCCACTTACAAAACTTCCTATTGGAAGTACTTTTACCGATCACCTCTTCACTATGCGAACACGCCCCAACATTccttgaaaaatgaatttttacaccagagcaaaatttgaagatgaaaatatcatACCTTGACCTATTTCGAAGTTTTTTGCTGCACTAAATGACGACCTGTATCGTAAACAAGCAGAGTGATCTTGCAGAAGTATTGTAGAAACTGTAGATGGCGCTATAACAACATTATAGCCAGGCGCAGGCAGGGCAGGATAGTTTCAGCTTCAGTGGTCTCCAATTACCTACGGTCTCCAATTACCTACACTTACCCTatatgacaaaagaaatgacataTCTCGTTAGCAATgatcatttgcatatattacttcgttcatacatcgcgatttttttccagtttgtgctcattttttgtgaaaattagttttccctattcatactGTACATAATAGAGCATACTAGGGCcaatggcagccatttttaatatctgtaaaataaatattttgtcgaaaattatttttatagagagtagatattattattatacatgtcTCTGTTACAGCGCTGAAGGAAACAAGAACTGGGTTCTTCCCACTGGGGACCCGGAGAAAGGGAAAATACTATATGCAGAAATATGTGCTTCATGCCACACTGTGGAGCCCGGTAGAACGGACCGGTCGGGACCAAATCTATCGGGGATCTGGGGGCGCCAGGCAGGGACCCTACCCGGCTATAAGTTTGCTGAATCTGACGAAAAGAAAGGTACGTGTAGCGTAAATTTATCTTCGTTGACTCGACGAGTATAAAACTGCAGCAGGGAACAGCATGGAGATGagaaatgcaataaaaatgattaCTGACGGTCgcccttatttatttattttttttttgttgacaaAAATGATTTGTCTTGCTATTACTGTGGATGCCTTAAAGGGGGTGGGGCTATTTGACCACCCAAGAGTTCCAAAACcaattaaagaaataagaaacaaaataaaatttgttactAAATTAGactctaattttttttacattgtgaaTTGTTTTGCTCTCTGGCTGTAGCTCTTCTCTCGCACCTTTTAATTCTCCCCCATGGCATTTTATGTGCCCtcatttttcaaattacattactgactgagattgattgattctttatttccatgcaaaaaaaataaatcatacaacagaaaatatattgacaacATTTCAcggtaaaataacaataaacaatCATTGCATGGGAGGGGACAGTCATAAGCACAAAGGCTTGAAAAGGACGCCCCTCAAGAAAGACTACGGCctgaataaaatcaatatataagtcatatttaaaaataacaataaaagcaGGGCCAAATGGAAAACACATCAAGCGTGTCaagaataaatcaaatgaaaataacacaTCAGCCATGTATATCGATTAATATTATTAAGTTTAACATAGATACGTCGTAtagaaaatacagaaaatacaGTGCGAtatgatgaaactgatgataGCACAATAATATCTTAAACTCAAATAAGTGCTAATAATGGAATGCTTAAACTCAAACTTAACTTTGTTCAATGTAGGAGCACCACGTATTGTTAAAGGTATATTATTCAGGTATCTGGACCAGTATGTCTTATTGACCTACGGGCTAAGGCGGGTAGCGGGTTcgataaaaatttaatttgttgAGGTTCTCGTAGGATTATGAATTCAAAAGGAACGTATGATCAAATGTTATTGGTAATTGATTTAGTTATCATTTGTATGATCATTCGTTGTCAAAACATTTGTGCCTAGTCTTAATTGTTTCGTGagtaaaaagaatatataattatgtatttttgatAAGGAAAATTCTTTAATACGATCTGGATCtatttatcattaatttgaatGGCAATCATAAAAACAGAATACGAAGAATTTGGACGATAGAAACTTGGACGAGGCCCCATGGTTTTACGACCCTCTGGATATTTTTGACGAAATTGAGTGCGCAATAGACTGAAATTTGAGTATAAGAGAGACAACATAATATGcaggtatcacaggcctaattcatttctcattgactcgtgtgttaaagtggcacttaaaaaaaatcataaaaattaaggaggaaattcgagggttgaatgttcaTAGGATATATggctgacattccatatctgaccagaaaagggtaccttgaccggctcattttagaaataaattggcatttatgaagactacacctgactgGATCAAATTTGTCATGTTAGAGAGTAAAATTTTATTGCTCTATATgcttccgccagtaaaaaatTGTTCCATAGTAGTGATATCTTTCCAATGTGGataaaggaagttcagtaggtaccctccaTTGCAGTGATAGATTGTcatattgattcattttttgtcaatcaacaatatcatatttgaaaattgagaatgggtttactcgaatgaatatcttttgcctgccAGTTGTAATTAGACCTGTGTAACCTGCATTCTTATTATCCTCAACACACTCCACAGGTATAACATGGAATGACAGGAGTCTATGGGATTATTTTGAGCGTGGTCATATACCTGGGACCAGGATGTTCTTCCGAGCCTTACACAGGAACCATCAGAAACGAGCAGATGTCTTAGCATACCTCAAGATTGCTTCATCGCCCCAGAAGTGAAGATCGAAGGCTGATTCCAAGTCTGTCTAACCGTTGTTCGCCCGAATAGACATTAAGCATGCGACGTCATAATCGCATGTATAGCGCCCTCCCTTAGAGGATCTCGGATTCACAGAAATACAATACACGTAGAAGGATTGTTGTCATTCACCGTACACACACCACGATGGCCCCGCTCGAGCGCACACGCCGCCATCTTGTGTAGAGCAAAGATCCCCGGGCGTCTACTGTGTGTGCGCTCACAGCTAGCTCATCATGAAACgggcatttatttttattttttctctctctcctatttGCCACTTGTTAGTTTTTTCTGCCTTCCCCCTTCATACTTCTATCTAACAGCTCTTCTGCCCCCTCTCTACTAGCTATATCTGTCTGTTTGACTTGGTAATTAtttcttccccttttctcttgattctcctttatttttatcacaaattttctGCCCACCCTCTCCCTTTATCCTTCTTCCCCTCTATAGCCATGTAATGGctcttggaaattatttttgccCCTTTTTCTCTTGAATGTCcccattctctttctttagtTTCATCCAACATTGCTTCTGCCCACCTTCTCTCTTTATCCTCCTCTCCCTCTCATGTCATCCAATAAATCTTGGCAATTATTTCTGCCCCTCCTTTCCTCTTGATTCCTCTCTTCTGCCAATTCTTTTTCACCCATCTCTTTCTCTTCATTAAGTGCTGAATTTGTATTCGCTCACTTTGCTCGGAGAATCCAATTCACTTTCCAATTCTGCCTTTCTCACTACCTCCTTATGTTTTTAATATCTTTCTCCTCTTCTGCCTTTATTTCTATTTGCTAATAATTAATGTCAATATGAGCAAGTCagtaaatgacaaaattgattCCATGGTTTCAAGAGTTTGATGTGaacaatatttatttctgaGCTGTGGCAATAAGAAATGTGATGATAGATAAATATACTGCAGAACAGCACACAAACAAAATAGTACTGAAGTggtgtacaatacatgtatattttcaggAAATGAGTTGACTCCACAAGATCACAAGTCGTCCATAAGCCATACGTAATCTTTACGAAAAACCAATCTGAAGCTGAACTTCATGCAGTTACAGCAATAAAATCAACTGATTTGTGTTAATTAACTGCATAAAATCATTAATGAATACCATCCATCTAGAAGTGTGAAAACATCTAGATTTAATTTGCATACTGTACCTATCCAAAATTTCACAGCATGTTATATGTATGCTGTACTAGTATGAGTTTGAGCAAATATTGAATACTGTATGAAAGAATCAACATAGGAGTACAAGGATTCGGAAGTACATGTGTGTATTATTGTGCACGTAGAGTATACTATAGTTTCCTTTAAACTTTGAACATATTTAAGCTTTAGTACAGAACATTAATACCCCACCAATAAAATCagttaaataaaagaaaaatcaaacaaaacagattgtaaaacactaaaaaaaatcactttccaTCATaaacatttatcatgtttataggtATATCCTGGTTAGTATGCAAATGGGGAGCATTTGCCTGTGCTAAAGtacttcaaaatataaaaatgatatctAATTAATGAGCACTAATCACAAGAAATCTAAATCAACATGTcattagaaaaaataattgagTTATTGAATTCCAAAGTTTGGCAACTTTTTCTGAAAACAGCTCTTTGCACGCCATGAACAATATGCAATAGGTgggctgtacatgtataatttctgtGGTTGTATTTCTCTTCCAATACTTAtataattttcagtgttttgttcgTCAGATTTGCCTCTactttttcacatatttttcaagcttggaatatgtacatgtattacttaAAAAACAgtgaacatatacatgtaaatttcaaGGTATGTGTagaataatacatgtagctgctttcaaattttcataaaaataaagaatttcttTATTCATAACACAAAAAGCAAATGTGTTGCAGATTTAGAATAACacagaaaatatattatttctcTAGCACTAGGtagcatacaaaataaatgacattgCATTACCCATACTGTACatatgacatttattttttaatcatcaacAATTATATGTATTCATATTGCAATAATGAAAGAGACACAATATTGCAACACTATTAAGGCAAGTTTTGAATAGATATTTTGGCACTGAACACATGATCAAGGCTAAAGctaaaaatttacaattttgtgTGAGACATGCACACTATACTTGAATACACGGTGCTTGAATGGTTAGACATCTTGTGCTAGCGGTCGTGATAAAATTCTAGTTAACAATTCGTTGCTCGGAATACGGGTCTGAGCGAAGTTGTCCAAGATGAGCTAGCTGTTAtgatcataggcggcggaagcgggggggggggggacgtgtccccccctaaatttgaggaggggggggacggtccccccctaaatttgttgttgatgactttttttttctttttttttgcttgtcaaaaaatttgggttgtcccctcctaaaattttttgcttccgccgccaatgattatgATCACCTACTCACGCATGTTTCACTGACCTAAAATATTTCCCacagactcgtgtgttaaattggcacttaaaaataaaatcataataaaataagaatTGAATTCAGGGGGGATGTTCACTCGCAGTGGATGCGATATATATCTGAAAATCCAtgccagaaaagggtccctctaccgaatggtttttttttttaaatcggcatttatgaagacatgTCATGAGGGATCAAATTCATTACCTGAAACAGAATTGCCCAAATCCATCCGCCACTCTAATATAGTTCCATGagttggtgatatttcttccctatTTTGAAAAGGAAGTTCAGGAGTTACCCTCCATAGAATCAATGTTAGATGGGCAATCATATTATTCATACGTCTTGTGAATCAGctgatatcaattttttttaaatgaaaatgggtTGGCTCAAAAGAATATCGTTTGCCTTTATGTTATTAGTAGGCCTGTGCGACCAATAAGCACCGATCTGTATATTCAGTTCAGTGCTCACATAGGCAATGTACTGACTTCTACGATAGCGGAGCGATGGCGCCATGGCGTCGCGATGACGTCAAGTCTATTTGAAATTCCGACTACCATTGGTCCGTCCCAggaaaaattgatattgatgaaatgggAATATCAAACTAAGAATAACGAAGGAAAATTAATCGACATTGGATGTTAAACACAAAGGTTatgctttttttaaagattttttttttttagatcactCTGTAAGCTATATGTCTTTTAACaaattaaatgtcaagtccacccccaaaaatgttgatataaataaatagagaaaatctaacaagcattaTGCTCGGATGTAAaacgagaaagttatgacattttaaagtttcgcttatttttcacaaaacagtgatatgcacaactaggtgagacagtcgatgatgtccatcactcactatttcttttgttttgtattgttcgaattataaaatatttctacAGATTtgaataaggaccaacttgattggaACATATAGTATTTAGCAAtgctaattgcacatgttcagggaggaatttatCGTTGTTTCACACGACAAcagggagaaaatttgaatatttcataaaataaaaaggaatagtgagtgagtgacgtcatcagtctcctcatttgcataccggcAAGGATGTGactataaatgttttgtgaaagtaagtgaaactttaaaatgtcataaccttcttattttacatccgattttgatgaaattgtcagtgttacggttgtttgatttctctctttccattcgaatcaactttttgttggggtggacttgtcctttaaatggaTGTCTCATTGTATTGTATTTCACTGAGTTTTTGAAAAATAGGACGAAACTGCTTAGTtctcgacaaagacctcccttctgttcattgtcatttaacAAGTATTCTTCATATATTTAACCGAATCTGTTGTGCATTGCGGTGTGAAAACTTTCTTCCTTCACGCCGACTTAAATAAATCGTTATTAGCGAGTTTTTGCAGTTGCAACGGGGACAGATTGTGCAACATAGTAAATCTATTAAATATGCCGGTCAAATTTCAATAAGTAGCTAAGAGGTCTTTGGAGAAAATTGGGGCACTGGGAGAACTGATTGTAGCAAAATTCTGAACGAAAagttgcaaatatgtcgtttgtccagagtcatgGACGACCCTGCTCTTTCGATTCACGGATATTTCGTCAAAGACTTCTTCGTCATGAAGGCAATTGACAATAGATTCCCTACGTTCCAGTTAGCGTATGTGTATAGTAGCTTCGAAAACTCCCTTTTATATCAATGTGGCGAGATCCGTTACATCGTCAAATTGAC includes these proteins:
- the LOC121426898 gene encoding cytochrome c-like → MSAEGNKNWVLPTGDPEKGKILYAEICASCHTVEPGRTDRSGPNLSGIWGRQAGTLPGYKFAESDEKKGITWNDRSLWDYFERGHIPGTRMFFRALHRNHQKRADVLAYLKIASSPQK